The proteins below are encoded in one region of Planctomycetaceae bacterium:
- the thrS gene encoding threonine--tRNA ligase, with translation MSTIVKLPDGSERTFESPVTALAVAENISQGLARAALAAVVDGKSVDLDTPIGEGTHELKILTDRDAQSLEVLRHTAAHVMAQAVVQLFGPEVKYTIGPALMDDFQYGFYYDFDLPRPVTAEDLAKIESQMKQIVSAKTPLHRQDLTPDQAKDLFAQLGQDYKIEMIDDLVRDEHVATVSLYRQGDFLDLCRGPHLPHTGKVGKAFKLISTAGAYWRGDEKNKMLTRIYGIAFFDAAALEAHLARVEEARKRDHRVLGKQLGLFHFSDKVGPGLPLWLPKGTIIRMELEGWLRGELLKRGYQSVITPHIGKLDLWRTSGHYPYYEHGLFPTMVPARTAEGKNLLDALVDLLNTRGESADEPLAQERELVEAAGIDASRYPWGAAAWERLAKARYLSQTRDTQGREDGMLLKPMNCPFHIQIYGCQQRSYRDLPMRLSEFGTVYRFEQSGELSGLTRVRGFTQDDAHIFCTAEQLESEIESCVDLTRLCLATLGLDDYRVRIGLRDPDDAKYTGASQDWDRAEGNIRNVVTRLGMSFTEERGEAAFYGPKIDFVVKDCIGREWQLGTIQVDYNLPQRFELNYIGPDNAPHRPVMVHRAPLGSPERFIGILIEHFAGAFPLWLSPVQVAVLSVSERFNDYAGEVAAALREAGIRTQVDDSPEKIGAKIRNATLDKVPYMAVIGQREQDARNVAVRHRTEGDHGAMALDDFVAALRKEIAARSRTPLLGNRP, from the coding sequence ATGAGCACGATCGTAAAACTTCCCGACGGCAGCGAGCGCACCTTTGAATCTCCCGTGACGGCGCTGGCTGTGGCAGAGAACATCTCGCAGGGCCTGGCCCGCGCCGCCCTGGCGGCTGTGGTCGACGGCAAGAGCGTCGACCTCGACACGCCCATCGGCGAAGGCACGCATGAACTGAAGATCCTTACGGACCGCGACGCGCAGTCGCTGGAAGTGCTGCGCCACACGGCCGCCCACGTGATGGCCCAGGCCGTCGTGCAGCTTTTTGGACCGGAGGTCAAGTACACCATCGGTCCGGCGCTGATGGACGACTTCCAGTATGGCTTCTATTACGACTTCGATCTGCCCCGGCCGGTGACGGCTGAGGACCTGGCAAAGATCGAGTCGCAGATGAAGCAGATCGTCTCGGCCAAGACGCCGCTGCATCGCCAGGACCTGACGCCCGACCAGGCGAAGGACCTGTTCGCGCAATTGGGGCAGGATTACAAGATCGAGATGATCGACGACCTGGTGCGCGACGAGCACGTCGCCACCGTCAGCCTGTACCGCCAGGGCGACTTCCTGGACCTCTGCCGCGGCCCGCACCTGCCCCACACCGGCAAGGTCGGCAAGGCGTTCAAGCTGATCTCGACGGCCGGGGCGTACTGGCGCGGCGACGAAAAGAACAAGATGCTCACGCGGATCTACGGGATCGCGTTCTTCGACGCCGCGGCGCTCGAGGCGCACCTGGCGCGCGTCGAGGAAGCCCGCAAGCGCGACCACCGCGTGCTGGGCAAGCAGCTTGGCCTGTTCCACTTCAGCGACAAGGTCGGCCCGGGCCTGCCGCTGTGGCTGCCCAAGGGCACGATCATCCGCATGGAGCTCGAGGGCTGGTTGCGGGGCGAGCTGCTCAAGCGCGGCTATCAGAGCGTCATCACGCCGCACATCGGCAAGCTGGACCTGTGGCGCACCAGCGGGCACTACCCGTACTACGAGCACGGGCTGTTCCCGACGATGGTGCCCGCCCGCACCGCCGAGGGCAAGAACCTGCTCGACGCCCTGGTCGACCTGCTCAACACGCGCGGCGAGTCGGCCGACGAACCGCTGGCGCAGGAGCGCGAGCTCGTCGAGGCCGCCGGCATCGACGCCTCGCGATATCCTTGGGGCGCCGCGGCGTGGGAGCGCCTGGCCAAGGCACGCTACCTCTCGCAAACCCGCGACACGCAGGGGCGCGAAGACGGCATGCTGCTCAAGCCGATGAACTGCCCGTTCCACATTCAGATTTACGGCTGCCAGCAGCGCAGCTACCGCGACCTGCCGATGCGGTTGTCGGAGTTCGGCACGGTGTACCGCTTCGAGCAGTCGGGCGAGCTGTCGGGCCTGACGCGGGTGCGCGGCTTCACCCAGGACGACGCCCACATCTTCTGCACCGCCGAGCAGCTCGAAAGCGAGATCGAGTCGTGCGTCGACCTGACGCGCCTGTGCCTGGCGACGCTGGGCCTGGACGACTACCGCGTGCGAATCGGCCTGCGCGACCCCGACGACGCCAAGTACACCGGGGCCAGCCAGGACTGGGACCGCGCCGAGGGGAACATCCGCAACGTGGTGACGCGCCTGGGCATGAGCTTCACCGAGGAACGCGGCGAGGCGGCGTTCTACGGGCCCAAGATCGACTTCGTGGTCAAGGACTGCATCGGCCGCGAGTGGCAGCTCGGGACCATCCAGGTGGACTACAATCTGCCTCAGCGGTTCGAGCTGAACTACATCGGTCCGGACAACGCCCCCCACCGCCCGGTGATGGTCCACCGCGCGCCGCTGGGCTCGCCCGAGCGGTTCATCGGAATTCTGATCGAGCATTTCGCCGGGGCGTTTCCGCTGTGGCTGTCCCCGGTGCAGGTGGCGGTGCTGAGCGTCTCCGAGCGGTTCAACGACTACGCCGGCGAAGTGGCCGCCGCCCTCCGCGAGGCGGGCATCCGAACGCAGGTCGACGATTCCCCCGAGAAGATCGGCGCCAAGATCCGCAACGCCACGCTGGACAAGGTCCCGTACATGGCCGTGATCGGCCAGCGCGAGCAGGACGCCCGCAACGTGGCGGTGCGCCACCGCACCGAGGGCGACCACGGGGCCATGGCGCTGGACGATTTCGTGGCGGCGCTGCGAAAAGAAATCGCCGCGCGTTCGCGAACACCGCTCTTGGGTAACCGGCCCTGA
- the infC gene encoding translation initiation factor IF-3 has product MNTGKSLRRNEQIRISPIRLIDENDAQIGIVELGDAKERARIAGLDLVEVAPGSRPPVCRIMDYGKWKYAQQKKERKGRSKRHEVELKEIRIRTPKIGDHDLMIKTEHARGFLARGDRVQFTLRFRGRELAHIDEGYKVFTQIKANLADVAKIEQDFHREGRRITMLMVPGGTTPPKAAPSESGGGAGRDDKSETPAPRPTPAEVNTQPAPSA; this is encoded by the coding sequence GTGAATACCGGCAAGAGCCTCAGACGGAACGAGCAGATTCGCATTTCACCCATTCGGCTGATCGACGAGAACGACGCCCAGATCGGAATCGTCGAGTTGGGCGACGCCAAGGAGCGTGCCCGCATAGCCGGTCTGGACCTGGTCGAGGTGGCTCCGGGCTCGCGCCCGCCCGTCTGCCGCATCATGGACTACGGCAAGTGGAAGTACGCCCAGCAGAAGAAAGAACGCAAGGGGCGGTCCAAGCGGCACGAGGTCGAGCTGAAGGAAATCCGCATCCGCACGCCCAAGATCGGCGACCACGATCTGATGATCAAGACCGAGCACGCCCGCGGCTTCCTCGCCCGCGGCGACCGCGTGCAGTTCACCCTGCGATTCCGCGGGCGAGAACTGGCCCACATCGATGAGGGCTACAAGGTCTTCACCCAGATCAAGGCCAACCTCGCCGACGTGGCCAAGATCGAGCAGGACTTCCACCGCGAAGGCCGCCGAATCACCATGCTGATGGTCCCCGGCGGAACGACGCCGCCCAAGGCCGCTCCATCCGAAAGCGGCGGCGGTGCAGGCCGCGACGACAAGAGCGAGACGCCCGCGCCGCGACCGACGCCTGCGGAAGTCAACACGCAGCCGGCGCCTTCAGCGTAG
- the glgP gene encoding alpha-glucan family phosphorylase, protein MRPLRTFKIEPSLPEPLRPLVEIAYNLRWAWIGDARDVFRRLDPQGWEKSYHNPVAMLGHIDQSRLDEMAQDEGFLAHVDRVYKDLQNYLSRPGWWPKTYGLPDQPQVAYFCAEFAITECLPIYSGGLGVLAGDHLKSASELDIPLVAVGLLYQQGYFRQRLNADGWQLELFPRNDFHNMPVQLMRDADGRAVTIDIEFPGHNVRVQAWRAQVGRISLYLLDTNVPENSPEDRHITGQLYGGDQEMRIRQEIVIGIGGVRMLHALGVHPKAYHMNEGHSAFLALERIRLLMEERHISLAEAREAVAASNIFTTHTPVPAGNDAFDSWLIDKYFSHYWPRLGLGRDQFLAMGQQNGARDEPVSLPVLAMRLCTFRNGVSKLHGEVTRQLWSGVWNGLPVGELPIGSITNGINTRSWISDDLASLYDRYLGPDWHEKPADTSVWKSVDQIPDTELWRTHERRRERLVAFARKRLHSQALARGAGSAELALAEEALDSEALTIGFARRFATYKRANLILANLDRLAALLGNKDRPVQFIFAGKAHPRDNPGKDLIRQIVHGTRQEPFRRNMVFLEDYDMNVARYLVQGVDVWLNTPLRPMEASGTSGMKVAANGGLNVSILDGWWAEGYSPEVGWAIGSGESYDDLEYQNAVESQALYDLLEKEVIPLFYDRGGDKVPRKWIAMSKAAMRQLAPVYNTNRMVRQYAETYYAPAANWWDRLTADNLQQARSLAGWRQWVSQEFDKVRIESVSDSIAAGGDGARVGKTVHIEAVLSTGPLRPVDLQVELYHGRLDEDGQLNSGQPLKMEQVRQDDHHVTYAVEMPCGHSGMTGYTVRVMPRNDLLPNACDLAKVRWA, encoded by the coding sequence ATGAGGCCGCTGAGAACATTCAAGATCGAACCGTCACTGCCCGAACCGCTGCGACCCCTGGTGGAGATCGCGTATAACCTCCGCTGGGCGTGGATCGGCGACGCCCGCGACGTCTTTCGCCGTCTGGACCCCCAGGGCTGGGAGAAGTCATACCACAACCCCGTGGCCATGCTCGGGCACATCGACCAGAGCCGCCTCGACGAGATGGCCCAGGACGAAGGCTTCCTCGCCCACGTCGACCGCGTCTACAAGGATCTGCAGAATTATCTCTCCAGGCCTGGATGGTGGCCCAAGACCTACGGTCTGCCCGATCAGCCCCAGGTGGCGTACTTCTGCGCTGAGTTCGCCATCACCGAGTGCCTGCCGATCTACTCCGGCGGCCTGGGCGTCCTCGCCGGCGACCACCTCAAGAGCGCCTCGGAACTCGACATCCCGCTGGTCGCCGTCGGGCTGCTGTATCAGCAGGGCTACTTCCGCCAGAGGCTCAACGCCGACGGCTGGCAGCTCGAATTGTTCCCCCGCAACGACTTCCACAACATGCCCGTGCAGTTGATGCGAGACGCTGACGGCCGCGCCGTCACCATCGACATCGAGTTCCCCGGACACAACGTTCGCGTGCAGGCGTGGCGGGCGCAGGTGGGGCGCATCAGCCTGTACCTGCTGGACACCAACGTTCCCGAGAACTCGCCCGAGGACCGCCACATCACCGGGCAGCTTTACGGCGGCGACCAGGAGATGCGCATCCGCCAGGAGATCGTCATCGGCATCGGTGGCGTGCGGATGCTCCACGCCCTGGGCGTGCATCCCAAGGCCTACCACATGAACGAGGGGCACTCGGCGTTCCTGGCGCTGGAACGCATCCGCCTGCTGATGGAAGAGCGGCACATCTCGCTGGCCGAAGCCCGCGAGGCGGTGGCGGCCTCGAACATCTTCACCACGCACACGCCGGTGCCTGCCGGCAACGACGCCTTCGACTCGTGGCTGATCGACAAGTATTTCTCGCACTATTGGCCGCGCCTGGGCCTGGGGCGCGACCAGTTCCTGGCGATGGGCCAGCAGAACGGCGCGCGGGACGAACCGGTCTCGCTGCCGGTGCTGGCGATGCGCCTGTGTACCTTCCGCAACGGCGTCAGCAAGCTTCACGGCGAAGTGACGCGCCAGCTCTGGTCGGGCGTCTGGAACGGTCTGCCCGTCGGCGAGCTGCCCATCGGCTCGATCACCAACGGCATCAACACGCGCTCGTGGATCAGCGACGACCTGGCCAGCCTCTACGACCGCTACCTCGGGCCCGACTGGCACGAGAAGCCCGCCGACACCAGCGTCTGGAAGTCCGTCGACCAGATCCCCGACACCGAGCTGTGGCGCACGCACGAGCGCCGGCGCGAGCGGCTGGTGGCCTTCGCCCGCAAACGCCTGCATTCCCAAGCCCTGGCGCGCGGCGCCGGATCGGCGGAATTGGCGCTGGCCGAAGAAGCGCTGGACAGCGAAGCGCTGACAATCGGGTTCGCCCGCCGGTTCGCCACGTACAAACGGGCCAACCTGATTCTGGCCAATCTCGACCGCCTCGCGGCCCTGCTGGGCAACAAGGACCGCCCCGTGCAGTTCATCTTCGCGGGCAAGGCGCACCCGCGCGACAACCCGGGCAAGGACCTCATCCGCCAGATCGTTCATGGGACGCGGCAGGAACCCTTCCGCCGCAACATGGTCTTCCTGGAAGACTACGACATGAACGTCGCGCGCTATCTCGTCCAGGGCGTCGACGTGTGGCTCAACACCCCGCTGCGCCCGATGGAGGCCTCCGGAACCAGCGGCATGAAGGTGGCCGCAAACGGCGGGCTCAACGTCTCGATTCTTGACGGCTGGTGGGCCGAAGGCTACAGCCCCGAGGTCGGCTGGGCGATCGGCTCGGGCGAGTCGTACGACGACCTGGAGTACCAGAACGCCGTCGAGAGCCAGGCGCTCTACGACCTGCTGGAAAAGGAAGTCATCCCGCTGTTCTACGACCGCGGCGGCGACAAGGTGCCCCGCAAGTGGATCGCGATGTCCAAGGCCGCCATGCGCCAGCTCGCCCCGGTCTACAACACCAACCGCATGGTGCGCCAGTACGCCGAGACGTATTACGCCCCGGCGGCCAACTGGTGGGACCGCCTGACCGCCGACAACCTGCAGCAGGCCCGCTCGCTGGCGGGATGGCGCCAGTGGGTCAGCCAGGAGTTCGACAAGGTCCGCATCGAGAGCGTTTCGGACAGCATCGCCGCCGGCGGCGACGGCGCCCGCGTGGGCAAGACCGTACACATCGAAGCCGTCCTGAGCACCGGACCGCTGCGACCGGTGGATCTGCAGGTGGAGTTGTATCACGGCCGCCTCGATGAGGATGGACAGCTCAACAGCGGCCAGCCGCTCAAGATGGAGCAGGTCCGCCAGGACGACCACCACGTGACGTACGCCGTGGAGATGCCCTGCGGCCACAGCGGCATGACCGGCTACACCGTTCGCGTCATGCCCCGCAACGACCTGCTGCCCAACGCCTGCGACCTGGCGAAGGTGCGCTGGGCGTGA